Proteins from one Pseudomonas sp. KBS0710 genomic window:
- a CDS encoding enolase C-terminal domain-like protein, whose translation MTPPEVYLVRQPMANPFVHGAHQRHTSDSVVLSWTLGAFTGIGECAPRRYVTGEDCESVLAQLRSLDFAHLAKALASGDPIDRGRALYEHGLPGEADASLGNNTRCLVEMALLDALAQQAGLPLSAYLLRITEAPTTARRALPAQVNITQVLDLSQPVQAFLEQRKPLRSLKLKLAGDAQANKERLGSIKALAPNLALYVDPNMSWSTAQLHSSAAQFRELGVALFEEPLPRGSLEDYHQARLKHGVPIMLDESVTSALSLERAWQHQALDAVNLRIAKCGGLLSSAKMLEQCRRWGLPVYLGVQVAEVGPLIAAHRALLAAFDGFIGVEAGQHDRFFDDHLLDPMPAIDRQHNAIHLPAHMQPGLGGRLTAHVLPYRCAIGADQHTYLPHHMERAR comes from the coding sequence ATGACGCCGCCTGAGGTCTACCTCGTGCGTCAGCCCATGGCCAACCCGTTCGTGCATGGCGCCCACCAACGCCACACGTCAGACAGTGTGGTGCTCAGTTGGACGCTCGGTGCTTTCACCGGGATCGGTGAATGCGCGCCGCGCCGCTACGTGACCGGCGAAGACTGCGAGTCGGTGCTGGCCCAACTGCGCAGCCTTGACTTCGCGCACCTGGCAAAAGCCTTGGCCAGCGGCGACCCGATCGACCGAGGCCGTGCGCTTTATGAGCACGGCCTGCCCGGCGAGGCCGATGCAAGCCTGGGCAACAATACCCGCTGCCTGGTGGAGATGGCGCTGCTCGACGCCCTCGCGCAACAGGCCGGCCTGCCCCTGTCCGCCTACCTGCTGCGCATCACCGAGGCACCCACAACAGCACGCCGCGCCCTGCCCGCCCAGGTCAACATCACCCAGGTGCTCGACCTGTCGCAACCGGTGCAGGCGTTCCTCGAACAGCGCAAACCGTTGCGCTCGCTCAAGCTCAAACTGGCCGGCGATGCCCAGGCCAATAAAGAGCGCCTGGGCAGCATCAAGGCGCTGGCGCCGAACCTGGCGCTGTATGTCGACCCGAACATGAGCTGGTCAACTGCGCAACTGCACAGCAGCGCCGCGCAGTTTCGCGAGCTCGGCGTGGCGTTGTTCGAGGAGCCGTTGCCGCGTGGCAGCCTGGAGGATTACCACCAGGCGCGCCTCAAGCATGGCGTGCCGATCATGCTCGACGAGTCGGTCACCTCGGCTCTGAGCCTGGAACGCGCCTGGCAACACCAGGCGCTGGATGCGGTGAACCTGCGCATTGCCAAATGCGGCGGCTTGCTCAGCAGCGCAAAAATGCTCGAGCAATGCCGCCGCTGGGGCTTGCCGGTTTACCTGGGCGTGCAGGTCGCTGAAGTCGGCCCGCTGATTGCCGCCCACCGCGCACTGCTGGCGGCCTTTGACGGCTTTATCGGTGTAGAGGCCGGCCAGCACGACCGTTTCTTCGACGACCACCTGCTCGACCCCATGCCGGCGATAGACCGGCAACACAACGCCATTCACTTGCCAGCCCACATGCAACCGGGCCTTGGCGGGCGGCTGACCGCCCACGTACTGCCGTACCGTTGCGCCATCGGCGCAGACCAACACACCTATTTGCCCCACCACATGGAGCGTGCGCGATGA
- a CDS encoding Dabb family protein — MYKRIVLLKSPDAPAVSTLLQELHGFPGHVPGLVAVEVIADSGDRSLGYDQGFILTFTDESVLPGWREHPLHAGFRPRLRALCEMLIFDYPLANSLPQEEDRHAYA, encoded by the coding sequence ATGTATAAGCGCATCGTTTTGCTCAAAAGCCCCGACGCCCCGGCCGTCTCGACGCTGTTGCAGGAACTGCACGGCTTTCCCGGCCATGTGCCCGGCCTGGTCGCGGTGGAGGTGATTGCCGACAGCGGCGACCGTTCGCTGGGTTACGACCAGGGTTTTATCCTCACCTTTACCGATGAATCCGTGCTCCCCGGCTGGCGAGAACATCCGTTGCACGCAGGCTTTCGCCCGCGCTTGCGTGCGCTGTGCGAGATGTTGATTTTCGATTACCCGCTCGCAAACTCTTTGCCACAGGAGGAAGACCGCCATGCCTACGCTTGA
- a CDS encoding alpha/beta hydrolase, which produces MNMHLFAHSIAREVHHLAQADRRMALHAWRPQRPQGAILYFHGLQSHAGWLWSVGNAFANLGIAFYALDREGCGISSGQKHGFPDVRTLHADAAAAIEHIRREVPDDIPLCLFGHCLGGSVLAAIASSSYAQLPYDNLVICSAWLGKMHDRLSEQERASIDLDDRHSLWDSGLDAEDFTANPHLVEFIRNDALATTHLQHRERKKLLALEKVYLAADARPIDAPSLFICANKDPLVDVNATVGHFQRLCRDGSTLLVNQDKHYLFFTPAMGQVVQFTADFVKANGRYAYDAA; this is translated from the coding sequence ATGAATATGCACTTGTTTGCACACAGCATTGCGCGTGAAGTTCACCACCTGGCTCAGGCAGACCGGCGCATGGCCCTGCACGCCTGGCGCCCGCAGCGGCCGCAAGGGGCCATTTTGTATTTTCATGGCCTGCAGAGCCACGCTGGCTGGCTATGGTCGGTGGGCAATGCCTTCGCCAACCTGGGCATCGCGTTTTACGCCCTCGACCGCGAAGGCTGCGGCATCAGCAGCGGCCAGAAACATGGCTTCCCGGATGTGCGCACGCTGCACGCAGATGCAGCGGCAGCCATCGAACACATTCGCCGTGAAGTGCCCGACGACATTCCGCTGTGCCTGTTCGGCCACTGCCTGGGCGGGTCGGTGCTGGCGGCCATCGCAAGCAGCAGCTACGCGCAATTGCCCTATGACAATCTGGTGATCTGCTCGGCGTGGCTGGGCAAGATGCACGACCGTTTAAGTGAACAGGAGCGCGCCAGTATCGACCTGGACGACCGGCACAGCCTGTGGGATTCGGGGCTCGACGCCGAAGACTTCACGGCCAACCCGCACCTGGTCGAATTTATCCGTAACGACGCGCTGGCAACCACTCACCTGCAGCATCGCGAACGCAAGAAGTTGCTGGCCCTGGAGAAGGTTTACCTGGCGGCCGACGCCCGCCCTATCGACGCGCCCAGCCTGTTTATCTGCGCCAATAAAGACCCGCTGGTGGACGTTAATGCCACCGTCGGCCACTTCCAGCGCCTGTGCCGCGACGGCTCGACCCTGCTGGTGAATCAGGACAAGCACTACCTGTTTTTTACCCCGGCCATGGGTCAGGTCGTGCAGTTCACCGCCGACTTCGTCAAAGCCAACGGACGCTACGCCTATGACGCCGCCTGA
- a CDS encoding phytanoyl-CoA dioxygenase family protein, producing the protein MQAVMKTEANSGYAPRQLDAQQILDFRANGWMKLENVINAETVQMLLQEAKTRMGEVARTVDRNDPGKQIENAYRWYARWDEVSSTCPQIKALSHSPQLASIASQLVGEEVRFYSDHVFAKNPESEAGGDTPWHQDFPHHPLDRQGALNIWIALVDLTPEMGTMQFLSRSHRAGMLGRYFNRRDNVTLLDEHPWVLDEFEMSPPIALKAGDATVHDMNVIHAAPANSSNVPRWVYSTLWLPVSARYTGASNHRTDPLGLTLDMPMEHPKFPVIPTR; encoded by the coding sequence ATGCAAGCAGTCATGAAGACCGAGGCAAATTCCGGCTATGCGCCGCGCCAACTGGATGCCCAGCAAATCCTGGATTTTCGGGCTAATGGGTGGATGAAACTGGAAAATGTGATCAACGCCGAGACGGTGCAGATGTTGCTCCAGGAGGCCAAGACCCGCATGGGCGAGGTGGCGCGCACGGTCGACCGCAACGACCCGGGCAAGCAGATCGAGAATGCCTACCGCTGGTATGCGCGCTGGGATGAAGTCTCCAGTACTTGCCCGCAGATCAAGGCGCTCAGCCATTCGCCGCAGTTGGCCAGCATTGCTTCGCAACTGGTGGGCGAGGAAGTGCGGTTCTATTCCGACCACGTGTTCGCCAAGAACCCCGAGTCCGAGGCCGGTGGCGACACACCTTGGCACCAGGACTTTCCCCACCACCCGCTGGATCGGCAGGGCGCGTTGAATATCTGGATTGCACTGGTCGACCTGACGCCGGAAATGGGCACCATGCAGTTTCTCAGCCGCAGCCATCGGGCGGGCATGCTGGGGCGTTACTTCAACCGCCGCGATAACGTGACCTTGCTCGACGAGCACCCGTGGGTGCTGGACGAGTTCGAGATGTCGCCGCCGATTGCACTCAAGGCCGGCGATGCCACCGTGCACGACATGAACGTGATCCATGCGGCGCCCGCCAACAGCTCCAATGTGCCGCGCTGGGTGTATTCCACCCTGTGGCTGCCGGTGTCGGCGCGCTACACCGGCGCCTCGAACCATCGCACCGACCCGCTTGGGCTGACGCTCGACATGCCGATGGAGCACCCCAAGTTTCCCGTTATCCCGACCCGTTGA
- a CDS encoding MFS transporter produces MDTSSHKKLTLFATCLGFVVVLLDVSVVNVALESFKAEFATDVLQLQWIVNAYTLLFASFLLTGGALGDRFGHKKIFLWGYAVFTLASLGCGLADTLPALIGFRALQGIGAALLVPTSLALVRITFEVPAERSKAIALWAGVAGIALAAGPVVGGLLIGVFGWRSIFFINLPIGLIGIVLCLINAPRIPANHKGGFDLWGQLLALFTLANLTYAVIELGRQNGVDLRVAVHAVCFVGGLLGFLWVESRTARPMVPLAVFNNAAFSLASILGVIVNFVFYGLIFVFSIFLQQVNHYSVINTGLAFIPMTGVLFFGNQLAARWLPKLGERRLLALGLAIALLGVVALTPFVGGAPYANIAVQMFVIGFGISLTVPTLTATAVNHVSSDKSGVASAIVNASRQVGGLIGVAIFSLLINVTDAAQFGHGFAQVIALSALLLAAGWALTLVLLRKQPLAAQSAA; encoded by the coding sequence ATGGATACTTCCAGTCATAAGAAGTTGACCCTGTTCGCCACCTGCCTTGGCTTTGTGGTGGTGCTGCTCGATGTGAGCGTGGTCAACGTGGCCCTTGAAAGCTTCAAGGCCGAGTTCGCCACCGACGTGCTGCAGCTGCAATGGATCGTCAACGCCTACACGCTGTTGTTTGCCTCGTTTCTGCTCACCGGCGGCGCGCTGGGTGACCGGTTTGGCCACAAGAAAATCTTCCTGTGGGGCTATGCGGTCTTTACCTTGGCCTCGCTCGGCTGCGGCCTGGCGGACACCTTGCCGGCGCTGATCGGTTTTCGCGCGCTGCAAGGCATTGGCGCGGCACTGTTGGTGCCCACTTCGCTGGCGCTGGTGCGAATTACCTTTGAGGTGCCCGCCGAACGCAGCAAGGCCATTGCCTTGTGGGCGGGCGTCGCCGGTATCGCGCTGGCCGCCGGCCCGGTGGTGGGTGGTTTGCTGATTGGGGTGTTCGGCTGGCGCAGCATCTTTTTCATCAACCTGCCCATTGGCCTGATCGGCATCGTGCTGTGCCTGATCAATGCGCCACGTATCCCGGCCAATCACAAAGGCGGTTTCGATTTGTGGGGGCAGTTGCTGGCATTGTTTACCTTGGCCAACTTGACCTACGCGGTGATCGAGCTGGGCCGCCAGAACGGTGTCGATCTGCGCGTTGCGGTGCATGCCGTGTGCTTTGTCGGCGGCCTGCTCGGGTTTTTGTGGGTCGAGTCGCGCACGGCCCGGCCGATGGTGCCGCTCGCGGTGTTCAACAACGCGGCGTTCAGCCTGGCCTCGATACTGGGCGTGATCGTCAACTTCGTGTTCTACGGGCTGATTTTCGTGTTCAGCATCTTTTTACAGCAGGTCAATCACTACTCGGTGATCAATACCGGGCTGGCCTTTATCCCCATGACCGGCGTGCTGTTTTTCGGCAATCAGCTGGCTGCCCGCTGGCTGCCGAAGTTGGGTGAGCGGCGCCTGCTGGCGCTGGGCCTGGCCATCGCGCTGCTCGGCGTGGTGGCACTGACGCCATTCGTGGGGGGCGCGCCATACGCCAACATCGCCGTGCAAATGTTTGTGATCGGCTTCGGTATTTCACTCACGGTGCCGACCCTGACCGCCACTGCCGTCAACCACGTCAGCAGTGACAAGTCCGGCGTGGCCTCGGCCATCGTCAATGCCTCGCGCCAAGTGGGTGGCCTGATCGGAGTGGCCATCTTCAGCCTGTTGATCAACGTGACCGATGCAGCCCAGTTCGGCCACGGGTTCGCCCAAGTTATCGCCTTGTCCGCGCTGCTGTTGGCCGCAGGCTGGGCGTTGACGCTCGTGTTGTTGCGCAAGCAACCCCTGGCCGCGCAATCGGCCGCCTGA
- a CDS encoding thiamine pyrophosphate-binding protein, whose product MKYFSDLLVDLLINQGIEYVCFNPGASFRGIHDSLVHHPDPAVPAILMCCHEEISVAMAHGYYKASGKHMAVLVHANIGLQHASMAIFNAWCDRVPLLVLGGNGPIDAALRRPWIDWIHTSQSIDKILSGYTKWTDMPVSQAATLESVQRALKLCAAEPHAPCYVAIDSAVQEESLANGLSLPAGPVRPERLPALDNQQLAELVTQLMSAQHPVIAIDYAALDDQQAEQLLGIASLTGAAVISRNGRYNVPNTHPLVFQDHDAHLLGECDFLLALEVQDLYGLLANSGQKPHSGLYIATLGTHSLLISSWVADSQKLVCADLALHANVVASIARIAEAVQASAEQRDSTTRALVDERVARITAHKQVRRQALLAQVIQPADGLTIAQALIAIHEAIGHQRWVLTNTGSVTIDTLVRQLWPIDRSEAYIGMSGGAGLGYGLGAAIGAAVAHKGTGRLSVNLQSDGDLLYTPSALWTLSAYDIPLLVLVINNRLYLNSKQHAERIADLRQRPSDLSNLGTSFLENEVDFVALAKTFDLYSPGSADTPAAIQEKIADCLAYMQTHGKPALLEIKTL is encoded by the coding sequence ATGAAGTATTTTTCCGATTTGCTTGTGGATCTGTTGATCAACCAGGGCATCGAGTACGTCTGCTTCAACCCCGGCGCATCATTTCGCGGCATTCATGACTCGCTGGTGCATCACCCCGACCCTGCCGTGCCGGCCATCCTGATGTGCTGCCATGAAGAAATCTCGGTGGCCATGGCCCACGGTTATTACAAGGCCAGCGGCAAGCACATGGCGGTATTGGTGCATGCCAATATCGGTTTGCAGCACGCGAGCATGGCCATCTTCAACGCTTGGTGCGACCGCGTGCCGTTGCTGGTATTGGGCGGCAACGGCCCGATTGATGCAGCCCTGCGGCGCCCGTGGATCGACTGGATCCATACATCCCAGAGCATCGATAAAATTCTCTCGGGCTACACCAAATGGACGGACATGCCGGTGTCCCAGGCCGCCACCCTGGAGTCGGTGCAACGCGCGCTCAAACTCTGCGCCGCCGAGCCCCATGCCCCGTGTTATGTAGCCATCGACAGTGCGGTTCAGGAAGAGTCATTGGCAAACGGGCTCTCGCTGCCAGCCGGGCCGGTGCGTCCGGAACGCTTGCCGGCGCTGGACAATCAGCAATTGGCCGAACTGGTTACCCAATTAATGAGCGCGCAGCACCCCGTCATCGCCATCGACTACGCCGCACTCGACGATCAGCAGGCCGAGCAGCTGCTGGGCATCGCCAGCCTCACCGGTGCGGCGGTGATTTCCCGCAATGGCCGCTATAACGTGCCCAACACTCACCCACTGGTGTTCCAGGACCATGATGCGCACCTGCTGGGCGAATGCGACTTTCTATTGGCCCTGGAAGTCCAGGACCTGTATGGCCTGCTGGCCAACTCGGGGCAGAAACCCCACTCAGGTTTGTACATCGCCACCTTGGGTACCCACTCGCTGCTCATCAGCAGTTGGGTGGCCGACAGCCAGAAACTGGTGTGCGCCGACCTGGCCCTGCACGCCAATGTGGTCGCTTCCATCGCGCGTATTGCCGAGGCGGTGCAGGCATCCGCCGAACAGCGCGATAGCACGACACGCGCTTTGGTGGACGAACGCGTCGCGCGCATTACGGCGCACAAGCAGGTGCGCCGCCAAGCGTTGCTTGCCCAGGTCATCCAACCGGCCGATGGCCTGACCATCGCCCAGGCGCTGATCGCCATCCACGAAGCCATCGGGCACCAGCGTTGGGTACTCACCAACACCGGCAGCGTGACCATCGACACCCTGGTGCGTCAGCTCTGGCCTATTGATCGCAGCGAAGCCTATATCGGCATGAGCGGCGGCGCCGGGCTGGGTTATGGCCTGGGTGCAGCCATCGGCGCGGCGGTCGCCCATAAAGGCACGGGCCGGCTGAGCGTCAACCTGCAATCCGATGGCGACTTGCTCTATACCCCGAGCGCCCTGTGGACCTTGTCGGCCTACGACATTCCCTTGCTGGTGCTGGTGATCAATAACCGCCTCTACCTCAATTCCAAGCAACACGCCGAACGCATTGCCGACCTGCGCCAGCGGCCCAGCGACCTGTCCAACCTGGGCACCAGCTTCCTTGAAAACGAAGTGGATTTTGTCGCCCTGGCGAAAACCTTTGACCTCTATAGCCCCGGCAGCGCCGACACCCCGGCGGCGATTCAGGAAAAAATCGCCGACTGCCTGGCCTATATGCAAACCCACGGCAAACCCGCCCTGCTTGAAATCAAGACCCTCTAG
- a CDS encoding GH3 auxin-responsive promoter family protein, translating into MGKMDSWIGHWERRVPTFKAECAQAQANYLERLDKPLKTQEHVLEDIISVCQKSLFWKENGFQVSHCNGRITRTNIPVMTYEGFREILVREGQQKGGILSCSPVVRWLKTSGTTGQSKRIPYTLHWIRQYRVPAIQAMWGFFGHDYPALHANPWATLDTQTVRDPSNEYVEGLPYQAISNRHPRIGSGDWNPPWYEAPWFTPTQDASHEQKMYARLLWTLGEDVRLLTAINPSTLLSLHHSLLENRERLLRDLHDGAHTGSLLRAADPAAARRLETVLAADGVSLTDVWPGLERFSCWTAASAKLYKPQLERIMGQAKVLPFMSCGTEGVVTLPVDDDQDSQPLAVDQAFFEFIPVSVDMDALVRDQAQPETVALDQLKEGDEYHLVMWQGNGMVRMYTGDIYRVHGYYRGVPRISFSRRNGVMHSFTGEKITETQLHEAVQMCGIPNAGLYLCAPVWHETPYYAVAIEAGGASCGESQSLSQLLDGHLQAINIEYESKRSSKRLGQIKVITVPGNAISMAIEREKAARKTLQIKYKPFQPDLSLLGIQQF; encoded by the coding sequence ATGGGCAAGATGGACTCTTGGATCGGCCATTGGGAACGCAGGGTGCCGACCTTCAAAGCTGAATGCGCCCAAGCGCAAGCGAACTATTTGGAAAGGCTCGACAAACCCCTCAAAACGCAGGAACACGTGCTTGAGGACATCATTTCGGTGTGCCAGAAATCGCTGTTCTGGAAGGAGAACGGCTTTCAGGTCAGCCACTGCAACGGCCGCATCACCCGCACCAACATCCCGGTCATGACCTACGAAGGGTTCCGCGAAATCCTGGTGCGTGAAGGCCAGCAAAAAGGCGGGATACTCAGCTGCAGCCCGGTGGTGCGCTGGCTCAAGACCAGCGGCACCACCGGCCAGTCCAAACGCATTCCGTACACGCTGCACTGGATCCGCCAGTACCGGGTGCCCGCCATCCAGGCCATGTGGGGCTTTTTTGGCCATGACTACCCGGCGCTGCATGCCAACCCCTGGGCCACGCTGGACACCCAGACCGTGCGTGACCCGAGTAACGAATACGTAGAAGGCCTGCCCTACCAGGCCATCAGCAACCGCCACCCGCGAATCGGCAGCGGCGACTGGAACCCGCCCTGGTACGAAGCCCCGTGGTTCACGCCGACCCAAGATGCCAGCCATGAACAGAAGATGTACGCGCGGCTGCTGTGGACCTTGGGCGAAGACGTAAGGCTGCTCACCGCCATCAACCCCAGCACCCTGCTCTCCCTGCACCACAGCCTGCTGGAAAACCGCGAGCGTCTGCTGCGTGACCTGCATGACGGCGCCCACACCGGCAGCCTCCTGCGCGCCGCCGACCCGGCTGCCGCGCGACGGCTGGAGACGGTGCTCGCCGCTGACGGGGTGTCACTGACCGACGTATGGCCGGGGCTTGAGCGCTTCAGTTGTTGGACGGCGGCGTCGGCCAAACTCTACAAGCCGCAGCTGGAGCGGATCATGGGGCAGGCCAAGGTGCTGCCCTTCATGTCGTGCGGTACCGAAGGCGTGGTGACCTTGCCAGTCGACGATGACCAGGACAGCCAACCATTGGCGGTGGACCAGGCGTTCTTTGAGTTCATCCCCGTGTCGGTGGACATGGATGCACTGGTACGCGACCAGGCACAACCGGAAACCGTTGCCCTGGACCAACTCAAAGAAGGCGACGAATACCACCTGGTCATGTGGCAGGGCAACGGCATGGTCCGCATGTACACCGGCGATATCTACCGCGTGCACGGCTACTACCGCGGCGTGCCGCGTATCAGTTTCAGCCGGCGCAACGGCGTCATGCATTCCTTCACCGGCGAAAAGATCACCGAGACCCAGCTGCACGAAGCGGTGCAGATGTGCGGCATTCCCAATGCCGGGCTGTACCTGTGCGCGCCGGTCTGGCACGAAACCCCTTACTACGCCGTCGCCATCGAGGCCGGCGGCGCGTCGTGCGGCGAGTCGCAGTCCCTCAGCCAACTGCTCGACGGGCACCTGCAGGCGATCAATATCGAGTACGAGTCCAAGCGCTCCAGCAAGCGTCTGGGGCAGATCAAGGTCATCACGGTGCCCGGCAACGCGATCTCCATGGCCATCGAGCGCGAGAAGGCCGCGAGGAAAACCCTGCAGATCAAATACAAGCCCTTCCAACCGGACCTGTCCCTGCTGGGCATCCAGCAATTCTGA
- a CDS encoding SDR family oxidoreductase, protein MPTLESNTQVLVIGGSAGIGFAIAKLFHQQGATVTLAGRSAARLSQAAHDIGAEVATVPLDVTEPAELERFFARPTRWKHIIVTAASLTFGPVRSVALEDAQRIFDSKFWAAYHVARLAPFDEDGSLTLVSGRFAQRAGPQTALISAVNAGIEGFARGLASELSPVRVNVLSPGFVDTGMHPEALVQKMRQRSQALPVKRIARPEDIASAALLLATNPMISGTVLAVDGGDTVSFT, encoded by the coding sequence ATGCCTACGCTTGAGTCCAACACCCAGGTTCTGGTCATCGGCGGCTCCGCCGGTATCGGCTTTGCCATCGCCAAACTGTTCCACCAGCAAGGTGCCACGGTCACCCTGGCCGGGCGCAGTGCCGCACGGCTAAGCCAGGCGGCGCACGACATCGGCGCCGAGGTTGCCACCGTGCCACTGGACGTCACCGAGCCGGCCGAGCTGGAACGCTTTTTTGCCCGGCCCACACGCTGGAAGCACATCATTGTCACCGCCGCCTCGCTGACGTTCGGCCCGGTGCGCAGCGTTGCGCTGGAGGATGCGCAGCGCATCTTCGACAGCAAGTTCTGGGCGGCTTACCACGTTGCCCGGCTGGCCCCTTTTGACGAGGATGGTTCGCTGACCCTGGTCTCGGGGCGTTTTGCCCAGCGCGCCGGGCCGCAGACGGCACTGATCAGCGCGGTCAATGCCGGTATCGAAGGCTTTGCCCGTGGGCTGGCCAGCGAACTCTCGCCGGTGCGCGTCAATGTGCTGTCCCCGGGGTTTGTCGACACCGGCATGCACCCCGAAGCACTGGTACAGAAAATGCGCCAACGCAGCCAGGCACTCCCGGTCAAACGCATCGCCCGCCCGGAAGACATCGCCTCGGCGGCGCTGCTGCTGGCCACCAACCCGATGATCAGCGGCACGGTACTGGCCGTAGACGGCGGGGATACCGTGAGCTTTACCTGA
- a CDS encoding sugar transporter — protein MSIIFECVRDGQRYVTSPSATGQYSLYPVSDLYALLRDTPAREFPGGPLAYLREHSPAPLTVTDLAGFELLPCLLPPDPRQGVVCGFGLTHQSKVAQPPESDERPAFFIKGFADTLKRSGDVLRMSRGALSACEEAEVVALFLVADNGRPDYIGYTFGNDLTDIALAKSKRNYLAYAKLQPSAISHLLYWQPLPDLIRGTTSIYRAGDLHWEQRFSTGLSCLCYDADDLFDTLWQHPSLRLPGTLIYLYMGADRNSADAGIHLSHGDTVVCEFDSGPRLSNLIEWENLHV, from the coding sequence ATGTCGATCATTTTTGAATGCGTGCGGGACGGCCAGCGCTATGTCACCAGCCCCAGCGCCACGGGGCAGTACAGCCTCTACCCGGTATCCGATCTGTATGCCCTGTTGCGCGACACACCGGCGCGCGAATTCCCCGGTGGGCCACTGGCGTATCTGCGCGAACACTCGCCAGCGCCGTTGACGGTTACCGACCTTGCTGGCTTTGAGCTGCTGCCATGCCTGCTGCCGCCCGACCCGCGCCAGGGCGTGGTGTGCGGCTTTGGCTTGACCCACCAGAGCAAAGTTGCGCAACCACCGGAAAGCGACGAGCGCCCGGCGTTTTTTATCAAGGGCTTTGCCGACACGCTCAAGCGCAGCGGCGACGTGCTGCGCATGAGTCGCGGCGCGCTGTCGGCGTGTGAAGAGGCGGAAGTGGTGGCGCTGTTTCTGGTGGCCGACAACGGCCGTCCGGACTATATCGGCTACACCTTCGGCAATGACCTTACCGATATCGCCCTGGCCAAATCCAAGCGCAACTACCTGGCCTACGCCAAGCTGCAGCCCAGCGCCATTTCCCACCTGCTGTATTGGCAGCCGCTGCCCGACTTGATCAGGGGCACCACCTCCATCTACCGCGCGGGCGACCTGCACTGGGAACAGCGTTTCAGCACCGGCCTTTCGTGCCTGTGTTATGACGCCGATGACCTGTTCGACACCCTGTGGCAGCACCCCTCACTGCGTCTGCCCGGCACGCTGATCTACCTCTATATGGGCGCCGATCGCAACAGCGCCGACGCCGGCATCCACCTTAGCCACGGCGATACCGTGGTGTGCGAGTTCGACAGCGGCCCGCGCCTGAGCAACTTGATCGAATGGGAGAACCTCCATGTATAA
- a CDS encoding aldo/keto reductase has protein sequence MVSRITLGTQGLRVGRIGLGCMGMSQWYGATDDNESVRTLHRALELGVDFFDSAEAYGPFTNERLLQRAFAGRREEVVIATKFGFRIVDGQIVGVDSSEGNLQKVVEASLKRLGTDHIDVLYQHRLDPTIPIEEVVGAMGRLVEQGKVKYLGLCEVGTSTIKRAHNTHPISVVQGEYSLWERNVEQEILPLLHNLGIGYVAFCPLGRGFLTGKAASAAHYDANDFRQQDPRFREENFTANTFLTESILALAGSWSMTPAQLALAWLLTRSPHLAVIPGTKRVAYLEENVAADDCALSDEQLQAIEALLGQWAVAGERYEQRMMQFIDR, from the coding sequence ATGGTTTCCAGGATCACGTTGGGTACTCAAGGGCTGCGTGTTGGCCGCATCGGCCTTGGCTGCATGGGCATGAGCCAGTGGTATGGCGCCACCGATGACAACGAATCGGTGCGCACCTTGCACCGAGCGTTGGAACTGGGCGTGGACTTCTTCGATTCGGCTGAGGCGTATGGGCCGTTTACCAATGAGCGGCTATTGCAGCGCGCATTTGCCGGTCGGCGGGAAGAGGTGGTGATTGCCACCAAGTTTGGCTTTCGCATCGTCGACGGCCAGATCGTTGGCGTCGACAGCTCCGAAGGCAATCTGCAAAAAGTCGTTGAGGCCTCCCTCAAACGGCTGGGCACCGACCACATCGATGTGCTGTATCAGCACCGGCTCGATCCCACCATTCCCATCGAAGAGGTGGTAGGCGCGATGGGGCGCCTGGTTGAGCAGGGCAAGGTCAAATACCTGGGTTTGTGTGAGGTGGGGACAAGCACGATCAAGCGCGCCCATAACACTCACCCGATATCCGTGGTGCAGGGCGAGTACTCGCTGTGGGAGCGCAATGTCGAGCAAGAGATCTTGCCGCTGCTGCACAACCTGGGCATCGGCTACGTCGCGTTCTGCCCCTTGGGCCGCGGGTTTCTGACCGGCAAGGCCGCCAGCGCCGCCCACTACGACGCCAATGACTTCCGCCAGCAGGACCCGCGTTTTCGCGAAGAAAACTTCACCGCCAATACCTTTCTGACCGAGTCGATCCTGGCGCTGGCCGGCTCCTGGTCGATGACGCCTGCGCAACTGGCGCTGGCCTGGCTGCTGACGCGCAGCCCGCACCTGGCGGTGATCCCCGGCACCAAGCGTGTGGCCTACCTGGAAGAAAACGTCGCCGCCGACGACTGCGCGCTCAGCGACGAACAGCTACAGGCGATCGAGGCCTTGCTGGGGCAGTGGGCAGTTGCCGGTGAACGTTACGAACAGCGAATGATGCAGTTCATCGACCGCTAG